A DNA window from Cutaneotrichosporon cavernicola HIS019 DNA, chromosome: 2 contains the following coding sequences:
- a CDS encoding uncharacterized protein (Domain of unknown function (DUF543)), translated as MSAPAPSAAVVVPVPVPVPAVRSEDIIARKFDNCLADLLVNAGIGFGVGVVASVLIFRRRGWPVALSTGFGAGVAYSNCNYSLNPYVLPGTKVLPKA; from the exons ATGTCCGCCcccgctccctccgccgctgtcgtcgtccccgtccccgtccccgtccccgcCGTTCGGTCCGAGGACATCATTGCCCGCAAG TTCGACAACTGC CTCGcggacctcctcgtcaacgccggCATTGGCTTCGGCGTGGGTGTCGTCGCGTCCGTCCTTATCTTCCGCC gccGCGGGTGGCCCGTCGCGCTCTCGACTGG CTTCGGCGCCGGTGTTGCGTACTCTAAC TGCAACTACTCGCTCAACCCCTACGTCCTCCCCGGCACCAAGGTCCTCCCCAAGGCTTAG
- the FPR3 gene encoding uncharacterized protein (FKBP-type peptidyl-prolyl cis-trans isomerase): MSTLQLNLWSLTLMPGERVPIYIRRDFQITNAALGEELADENARTVVKVTHSPIPINHDMTDSDDDEDFDDDMVVGSDDESDDEIPEEDSEEGDGPNEMDEDDSDIDSDEDDFDQLEETVLCALTPGRIEQAQLNLTFIQGEVVVFETVGPNAVHLMGNYIYQGGESDDEDDSDMSGDEFSDLDSDDEFDVEEFDEEIEVAPKGKITAVEDEKPKPKTKSFAAVVADKPDTPKSAKADTPKSAKADKKRKADEIEATPTKGDDLSKSQKKKLAKKTKLEAGETESPAPKKEAKKEAKVEPKKDSKKKTLPSGLVIEDVKVGSGPVAKAGKRLGMRYIGKLENGKQFDANTSGKPFSFVLGRGEVISGWDQGLAGMAVGGERCLTIPAKLAYGTQRIPGIPPNSTLKFEVKLVSIN; encoded by the exons ATGTCGACCCTTCAGCTCAACCTCTGG TCCCTCACCCTCATGCCCGGAGAGCGCGTGCCCATCTACATCCGCCGCGACTTCCAGATCACCAACGCTGctcttggcgaggagctcgctGACGAGAACGCCCGTACCGTCGTCAAGGTGACGCACTcgcccatccccatcaACCATGACATGAcggacagcgacgacgacgaggactttgacgacgacatggtcgTTGGCTctgacgacgagtcggacgacgagatccccgaggaggactctgaggagggcgacggtCCCaacgagatggacgaggacgactcggacattGACtctgacgaggacgactttgaCCAGCTTGAGGAGACTGTTCTTTGCGCGCTCACTCCCGGCCGTAtcgagcaggcgcagcTCAACCTCACTTTTATCCagggcgaggttgtcgtGTTTGAGACGGTTGGGCCTAACGCTGTTCACCTGATGGGCAACTACATCTACCAGGGtggcgagagcgacgacgaggacgactcTGACATGTCGGGCGACGAGTTCagcgacctcgactcggacgacgagtttgacgtcgaggagtttgacgaggagattgaggtGGCTCCCAAGGG CAAGATCACcgctgtcgaggacgagaagcccaagcccaagaccAAGTCTTTCGCCGCTGTTGTTGCCGACAAGCCCGACACGCCCAAGTctgccaaggccgacaCGCCCAAGTCTGCAAAGGCcgacaagaagcgcaaggccgatGAGATTGAGGCTACGCCCACCAAGGGGGACGACCTCTCCAAGTcgcagaagaagaagcTTGCCAAGAAgaccaagctcgaggctggCGAGACAGAGTCGCCCGCCCCTaagaaggaggccaagaaggaggccaaggtcgagcccaagaaggacaGCAAGAAG AAGACTCTTCCTTCGGGCCTCGTgatcgaggacgtcaaggTCGGTTCGGGCCccgtcgccaaggccggcaAGCGCTTGGGTATGCGGTACAttggcaagctcgagaacgGCAAGCAGTTTGACGCCAACACGAGCGGCAAGCCGTTCTCGTTCGTCCTCGGTCGTGGCGAGGTCATCTCGGGCTGGGACCAGGGTCTGGCCGGCATGGCTGTCGGTGGCGAGCGCTGCCTCACCATCcccgccaagctcgcgtACGGCACCCAGCGCATTCCCGGCATTCCCCCCAACTCGACGCTCAAGTTTgaggtcaagctcgtctCTATCAACTAA
- a CDS encoding uncharacterized protein (Sugar (and other) transporter), producing MARNEDTPLPKLHPSAPVLNDIESAPVSRSATPPATSPPSPVSPTRDGKDKDKHEDRRAGKVGGGLTEGDDEVADLPNNNLLIVMPSLCLVLFLAALDQTIIATALPTMMAQFNASPSQYSWVITSYQLAMTLLTPINGRVSDIIGRKPMLYAAIVVFTIASALCGAAQNIEWLIVCRAFQGLGGGTIMGLVSIIVSDIVPLEKRGSYQGFMGASWGVAAVVGPILGGAFTNMSHSGWRWCFFINLPTGGVAFILLLLYLKLNKPRIHTFRELQRTFDFLGLFLIMIGSSLLIVGFSFAADHGFNYVPSIALIVAGAVLFCAAVVNCLVTKRTAVIPARLFKTRTTLFYTIASALHAAAFIPCNVVLPQFFQGVHGADALQAGIQLLPFAIFVSWSTVVAGQIQSRLRIVRPVTWLGYAIGALGFGIMIGFWNWDIKLPMQHGTSIIPALGIGLSLQSPMLILQAAMPLKDMAAVTSVWVLTRSIGGSVGVSLFQAVLNSDIRSEFAKVHAKWGQGPEVPTSVAGYHAIHDMPDGPLKVDVLRAFANSFKPCWIIALSLLAFCLVITIPTRAYSLNRPRGAAAKAGTESHEGESLEDFEPEVDGDSKIIPDPDPIEEKADPYSFASTPTAIGSSAASTDKERS from the exons ATGGCGCGCAACGAGGACACGCCGCTCCCAAAACTACACCCGTCCGCGCCCGTGCTCAACGACATCGAGAGTGCCCCAGTTAGCAGGAGCGCCACTCCACCAGCGACCTCTCCCCCATCGCCCGTGTCGCCAACAAGAGatggcaaggacaaggatAAACACGAGGACCGACGCGCGGGCAAGGTTGGCGGCGGGTTGACCGAGGGCGATGATG AGGTTGCCGACCTGCCAAATAACAACTTGTTGATCGTCATGCCCTC GCTCTGCCTCGTGCTCTTCCTCGCAGCGCTCGACCAGACTATTATCGCTACAGCACTCCCGACAATGATGGCGCAATTTaacgcctcgccgtcgcagTATTCGTGGGTCATCACG TCTTACCAGCTAGCCATGACACTACTCACTCCCATCAACGGACGAGTGTCCGACATTATCGGGCGCAAGCCGATGCTCTATGCGGCCATCGTGGTCTTCACCATCGCCTCTGCGCTCTGCGGTGCAGCCCAGAATATTGAGTGGCTAATCGTCTGTCGCGCGTTCCAGGgcctgggcggcggcacgATCATGGGCCTCGTGAGCATCATCGTGTCGGATATTGTGCCGCTCGAGAAACGCGGAAGCTACCAAGGCTTCATGGGTGCGAGTTGGGgcgtcgctgccgtcgTTGGACccatcctcggcggcgcatTCACCAATATGAGCCATTCGGGCTGGCGGTGGTGCTTCTTCATCAACCTCCCCACCGGAGGTGTGGCGTTTAttctgctcctcctctatctcaagctcaacaagCCGCGGATTCACACATTCCGAGAACTTCAGCGGACGTTCGACTTCCTCGGTCTTTTCCTGATCATGATCGGCTCGTCCCTCCTCATTGTAGGGTTCAGTTTCGCCGCCGACCACGGATTCAACTACGTTCCAAGTATTgccctcatcgtcgccggTGCCGTGCTCTtctgcgccgccgtcgtcaaCTGCCTCGTCACGAAACGCACAGCCGTCATTCCAGCC CGCCTTTTCAAGACCCGCACGACGCTCTTCTACACCATCGCGAGTGCGCTGCACGCTGCCGCCTTTATTCCGTGCAACGTTGTCCTCCCTCAATTCTTCCAGGGCGTAcacggcgccgacgcctTGCAGGCCGGCATCCAGCTGCTGCCGTTTGCGATCTTTGTCTCTTGGTCAACAGTGGTGGCGGGCCAGATCCAGAGTCGGCTGCGTATCGTCCGCCCGGTCACCTGGCTCGGGTACGCGATTGGTGCACTTGGATTCGGGATAATGATTGGCTTCTGGAACTGGGATATCAAGCTCCCAATGCAGCACGGGACAAGTATCATCCCAGCTTTGGGCATCGGACTCTCCCTCCAATCCCCCATGCTTATCCTCCAGGCCGCCATGCCACTCAAGGACATGGCGGCAGTGACGTCGGTATGGGTCCTGACCCGCTCCATTGGCGGAAGTGTCGGCGTGTCGCTCTTCCAGGCCGTGCTGAACTCGGACATACGATCCGAGTTTGCCAAGGTTCATGCAAAGTGGGGACAAGGACCAGAAGTACCCACCTCTGTGGCCGGATACCATGCGATCCACGATATGCCAGACGGACCACTCAAGGTTGATGTCCTCCGAGCCTTCGCAAACAGTTTCAAGCCGTGCTGGATCATCGCACTGTCTTTGCTGGCGTTCTGCTTGGTTATCACTATTCCGACACGCGCATACTCGCTTAACCGGCCGCGCGGAGCTGCTGCCAAGGCTGGGACGGAGAGCCACGAGGGAGAGAGCCTGGAGGACTTTGAGCCCGAGGTAGATGGCGATTCCAAGATCATCCCCGACCCAGATCCGATCGAGGAAAAGGCCGATCCGTACAGCTTTGCGAGCACGCCGACCGCTATTGGGTCTTCTGCCGCGTCTACGGACAAGGAGCGTTCGTAA
- the ndk1 gene encoding uncharacterized protein (NDK), with protein sequence MSTAEQTYIMIKPDGVQRGLVGEIIARFEKRGFKLVALKLATPSKEHLEAHYADLSSKPFFPSLIKYMLSGPVVCMVWEGLDAVKTGRAMLGATNPLASAPGTIRGDYALQTGANVCHGSDTVENGQKEIQLWFPEGIAQYKLSSADWVYES encoded by the exons ATGTCCACCGCTGAGCAGACCTACATCATGATCAA GCCCGACGGCGTCCagcgcggcctcgtcggcgagatcaTTGCCCGCTTCGAGAAGCGCGGCttcaagctcgtcgccctcaagCTCGCTACCCCCTCCAAGgagcacctcgaggcccACTACGCCGACCTCTCGTCCAAgcccttcttcccctcgcTCATCAAGTACATGCTTTCGGGCCCCGTCGTCTGCATGGTTTGGGAGGGCCTTGACGCCGTCAAGACTGGCCGTGCCATGCTTGGCGCCACCAACCCCCTCGCTTCGGCTCCCGGCACCATCCGTGGCGACTACGCCCTCCAGACCGGCGCCAACGTCTGCCACGGCTCGGACACGGTCGAGAACGGCCAGAAGGAGATCCAGCTCTGGTTCCCCGAGGGCATTGCCCAGTACAAGCTCTCGTCGGCTGACTGGGTCTACGAGTCGTAA
- a CDS encoding uncharacterized protein (Dehydrogenase E1 component), with product MLTRRVQRLPVGILGRATLITGPPPDVPAVHQTATSTPLPNPTPVPAFTPLLGPHSRGRHSADDPSQDRGPAYVPGGHAAVSKRIQSMSPLRRGAHESWWTADQGFFNAVANTIPTYRVLDEEGRPVKDAVMPELTKEEALRIYRTMILVPVVDNILYQSQRQGRISFYMQCAGEEAAVVASAAAMHENDEMFMQYREQAALLYRGFSLDRMMAQCFGNVEDDSTKGRMMPVHYSAPDLGVHTVTSPLATQLPQAAGAAYAIKTDPEREGDCVICYFGDGAASEGDFHAALNINSTLGGPIVWFCRNNGFAISTPVVDQYAGDGIASRGPAYGLDTIRVDGNDALAVLSAVREARRRAVEGKKGVLVEAMTYRIGHHSTSDDSSKYRPAEEVQEWNVVDNPIARMRAWLVHQGWWTEAEEKEAFIANKKAVLKTFSRSEKLPKPKLSEMFNDVWTVSKDDHIPEVITEQRAELGGLLKKYGGAWDPWRKELKRFVEEGEDVMDCHSSEST from the exons ATGCTCACTCGACGCGTCCAGCGCCTCCCCGTCGGCATTCTTGGGCGGGCGACCCTC ATCACGGGTCCGCCTCCCGACGTTCCAGCAGTCCACCAGACTGCGACGAGCACGCCTCTGCCCAACCCTACCCCCGTGCCGGCCTTTACTCCCCTCCTTGGACCCCACTCGCGTGGGAGGCACAGTGCCGATGACCCGAGCCAGGACCGGGGACCGGCCTACGTTCCCGGAGGCCACGCTGCGGTCTCGAAGCGTATTCAGAGCATGTCGCCTCTGCGTCGCGGTGCGCACGAGTCGTGGTGGACTGCCGACCAGGGCTTCTTCAACGCTGTCGCAAACACTATCCCCACTTACCgtgtgctcgacgaggagggccggcccgtcaaggacgccgTCATGCCCGAGctcaccaaggaggaggcgcttAGGAT CTACCGCACCATGATTCTCGtccccgtcgtcgacaatATTCTGTACCAGTCGCAGCGGCAGGGTCGCATTTCGTTCTACATGCAGTgcgccggcgaggaggcggcagTGGTTGCCTCTGCGGCTGCGATGCACGAGAACGACGAAATGTTCATGCAGTACCGCGAGCAGGCCGCGCTACTCTACCGCGGCTTCAGCCTGGACCGCATGATGGCCCAGTGCTTCGGTAACGTTGAGGACGACAGCACCAAGGGCCGCATGATGCCTGTGCACTACTCTGCCCCCGACCTTGGCGTCCACACTGTCACCTCTCCGCTGGCCACGCAGCTTCCCCaggccgccggcgccgcgTACGCCATCAAGACGGACCCCGAGCGTGAGGGTGACTGCGTCATTTGTTACTTTGGTGACGGTGCCGCATCCGAAGGTGACTtccacgccgccctcaACATCAACTCTACGCTTGGTGGTCCAATCGTCTGGTTCTGCCGTAACAACGGTTTCGCCATTTCGACTCCTGTAGTTGACCAGTACGCTGGTGACGGCATTGCCTCTCGTGGACCCGCCTACGGTCTTGACACCATCCGTGTGGATGGCAACGACGCTCTCGCTGTCCTCTCTGCTGTTCGTGaggctcgtcgtcgtgccGTCGAAGGCAAGAAGGGTGTCCTCGTCGAAGCCATGACCTACCGTATCGGTCACCACTCGACCTCGGACGACTCGAGCAAGTACCGTCCTGCCGAGGAAGTGCAGGAGTGGAACGTTGTCGACAACCCTATTGCGCGTATGCGTGCGTGGCTCGTTCACCAGGGATGGTggaccgaggccgaggagaaggaagcCTTCATCGCAAACAAGAAGGCGGTACTCAAGACGTTTTCGCGTTCCGAAAAGTTGCCAAAGCCCAAGTTGTCGGAAATGTTCAACGATGTTTGGACGGTTAGCAAGGACGACCACATTCCAGAGGTTATTACTGAGCAGCgggccgagcttggcgggCTTCTCAAGAAGTATGGCGGGGCTTGGGACCCGTGGCGTAAGGAGCTTAAGCGGTtcgttgaggagggcgaggatgtcATGGACTGCCACTCGAGCGAGTCGACGTAG
- a CDS encoding uncharacterized protein (Protein tyrosine kinase), with protein MRKHRRARFWLAGHGEDIESVYPTVVHRDTWATERASRSINAMSEADWVAAFARNRRYEKELLPPPPRFITTDQGESRCPWTCLVLLVLLVSGAVLAPLILGGLPLPSQIRGFKPSRPTHPTLPYSPSTAKLDKWIQDEAQFAYKRVLDNIGPVAGVPDGVVIASPSTGADDEPDYFYTWTRDAALTISSLLSQFLPESYLIPWDARWSSDAPLQRAHKASHPLLEGLVRSYATFQARIQSNPNPSGDLWTGGLSEPKFDVSGSAFTGSWGRPQRDGPALRALALIPYAHWLLDRGFPTDLAYVRESLYDPDSLRRPGSVVKNDLEEVANSWYKASFDLWEEVDAHHLWTDAVARRALQAGAGLAARLGDNHASAFYADQAERVGQQIRSYHNGEWRATDHPGPRTGLDAAILLASLHTGGGNEIEDLDPSHPSILDTLGSYVLSFEGLYPQNTGNWTDGWLVGRYAEDIYDGVGFTGGNPWYITTFAVATTLYRAQRALAETGEVTEAAIWADLGVQGQGLERSLAALGRVADAFIIKAARTMPGGRMSEQIGPEGQRGARDLTWSYAAFLELQRAREAGRKALTEASISMDHAAPQNGQRPRLASPAASFFAAVNAGQSFHGARPPAGAPASKASDEQHDASHHQLGRSQSMKNPPRSDGPLSFAAAGAGLQSPPSSESAYIPPAAARHPLFSHHARPPPPMHPWSPALSYKSDPGPVPPITIDPNCPPSPGSTVSSAFSPASAFLQAFSSVSSGPSELACDAQGARVLDYTLGKVLARGGFSTVRSATHITTGKVFACKIVTRDDISDESGSAARFEDEIRIWQSLPSHPSILPLIEMKRTDYATFMIMPLLQGSLLDILRIEGGSESTARKWFPGCVVAVAALHEGFEGFRGHMMHGDLKLENFLVDTAGHVYVGDFGMSHIIDDQHPKRGPSPANRPSNLPAHLQARGRLVSAPDSPRNPSASPARRRDTLATSEVIKPVNQPCPSASLPYASPELLNAPPSRPALSQDIWALGIILHALLTGRLPFNDSFDPRLQMKILRGNWEDPYVSHEWLEVLHGTLTRDPTRRWDIRRVCECDAVTGWREVRTKSRSRSRARISDHGRRSVSDSPMHPHHEGARRGRSRSRPSSHMRHESHEDRGQFLHTQDGHRSRSQSGPRKPGTPSRPGSMRMAHPEALAAELDGMMITRGRSAQREHRTPGSSAGSGERAAGTASRSPSSRPARPLSGAEQRRGRSIAREVAVPGTAGWWEAQAAHARYEGTPPGSGIPSGVHSGAHTPPRDASSRPPTLGFELDVVDENAPARGRAGAGGRGPSRSKSRGRPDRI; from the exons ATGCGCAAGCACCGCCGTGCGCGCTTCTGGCTAGCCGGTCACGGCGAGGACATTGAGAGTGTCTACCCGACCGTGGTTCATCGAGATA CATGGGCCACCGAGCGTGCCAGTAGAAGCATCAACGCAATGAGTGAGGCCGATTGGGTCGCTGCCTTTGCTCGCAATAGGCGATACGAGAAGGAGCTcttgccaccaccaccgcgcTTCATCACTACTGATCAAGGGGAATCACGCTGCCCATGGACATGCCTTGTTCTCCTCGTTCTTCTGGTCTCGGGCGCCGTCCTAGCGCCTCTAATTCTCGGCGGCCTACCTTTGCCTAGCCAAATTCGCGGCTTCAAGCCGTCCCGCCCCACCCATCCCACCCTCCCCTATTCACCATCGACTGCCAAGCTCGATAAATGGATCCAGGATGAGGCGCAGTTCGCGTATAAACGCGTCCTCGATAATATCGGCCCTGTAGCCGGCGTCCCAGACGGTGTGGTGATCGCCAGCCCAAGTACAGGAGCAGATGACGAGCCGGACTACTTT TACACATGGAcacgcgacgcggcgctgaccatctcctccctACTGTCCCAATTCCTCCCCGAATCCTACCTCATTCCCTGGGACGCGCGCTGGTCGTCCGACGCGCCACTACAACGGGCGCACAAAGcatcccatcccctcctGGAGGGCTTGGTACGCTCCTACGCCACGTTCCAAGCCCGGATTCAATCAAACCCCAATCCGTCAGGAGACCTGTGGACTGGCGGCCTGTCTGAGCCCAAGTTTGACGTCTCAGGCTCCGCATTCACTGGCTCATGGGGGAGGCCACAGCGCGATGGGCCGGCACtacgcgccctcgccctcatcccgTACGCCCATTGGCTGCTGGACCGCGGATTTCCTACTGATCTCGCATACGTCCGCGAGTCGCTTTATGATCCCGATTCCTTACGACGTCCCGGATCCGTTGTGAAGAACGACCTTGAGGAAGTCGCCAATAGCTGGTACAAGGCGTCTTTTGACCTCTGGGAGGAAGTGGACGCACACCACCTTTGGACGGACGCTgtcgcgcgtcgagcgtTGCAGGCGGGTGCAGGCCTCGCGGCCCGTTTGGGCGACAACCACGCTAGCGCGTTCTACGCCGACCAAGCTGAGCGCGTCGGTCAGCAGATCAGGAGCTATCATAATGGAGAGTGGCGGGCGACAGACCACCCTGGTCCCAGGACAGGCTTGGAcgccgccatcctcctcgcctcacTTCACACTGGAGGGGGAAACGAAatcgaggacctcgacccAAGCCATCCGTCCATCCTCGACACCTTGGGCTCATACGTCCTCTCATTTGAAGGACTGTATCCCCAAAATACCGGTAACTGGACGGACGGctggctcgtcggccgctACGCAGAGGACATATACGACGGTGTGGGTTTCACAGGCGGTAATCCATGGTATATCACGACCTTTGCTGTCGCGACCACACTGTACCGAGCCCAGAGAGCGTTGGCAGAAACCGGCGAGGTAACTGAAGCGGCGATTTGGGCCGACCTGGGGGTGCAGGGCCAAGGCCTTGAACGctccctcgccgccctcggccgAGTCGCCGACGCCTTCATTATCAAGGCTGCTCGCACGATGCCGGGCGGAAGGATGAGCGAGCAGATTGGGCCTGAGGGGCAGCGGGGCGCGCGAGACCTCACATGGAGTTATGCGGCGTTTTTGGAGCTGCAGCGGGCGCGAGAGGCCGGGCGTAAGGCTTTGACcgag GCTAGCATTTC TATGGACCACGCGGCCCCGCAGAATGGGCAGCGGCCACGTCTGGCCTCCCCCGCAGCCAGCTtcttcgccgccgtcaACGCTGGCCAATCTTTCCACGGTGCTCGGCCCCCCGCTGGGGCCCCGGCGTCCAAGGCCTCAGACGAACAGCATGATGCAAGCCATCACCAGCTGGGTCGCTCGCAGAGCATGAAGAACCCGCCGCGCAGCGATGGCCCGCTGTCGTTCGCTGCCGCTGGTGCAGGGCTCcagtcgccgccctcctccgaATCGGCGTATATTCCGCctgccgccgctcgccacccactCTTTTCCCACCATGCCAGACCACCTCCGCCGATGCATCCGTGGTCACCCGCTCTGTCATACAAGAGCGACCCAGGCCCCGTCCCCCCCATTACGATTGATCCGAACTGCCCGCCCTCACCCGGGAGCACGGTGTCTAGCGCGTTTTCGCCCGCATCCGCATTCCTCCAGGCATTCTCCTCAGTGTCATCTGGGCCTTCCGAGCTCGCGTGCGACGCCCAGGGTGCACGCGTCCTAGATTATACCCTTGGTAAAGTGCTAGCCCGTGGAGGCTTTAGCACTGTGCGGTCTGCGACACACATCACGACCGGCAAGGTGTTCGCGTGCAAGATTGTTACACGCGATGACATCAGCGACGAGTCGggctcggccgcgcgcttcgaggacgagatccGCATCTGGCAGTCGCTGCCCTCACACCCTTCCATCTTGCCCCTGATCGAGATGAAGCGCACCGACTACGCGACGTTTATGATCATGCCCCTCTTACAGGGTAGTCTGCTCGACATTCTTCGCATCGAAGGAGGAAGCGAGAGCACAGCGCGCAAGTGGTTCCCCGGGTGTGTGGTGGCTGTGGCGGCACTGCACGAGGGCTTTGAAGGGTTCAGAGGTCATATGATGCACGGGgacctcaagctcgagaacTTCCTGGTGGACACCGCAGGTCACGTGTACGTAGGCGACTTTGGCATGTCGCACATCATCGACGACCAGCATCCCAAGCGCGGGCCTTCGCCTGCTAACCGCCCGTCCAACCTACCCGCCCATTTACAGGCGCGTGGGCGCTTGGTCTCTGCACCTGACTCGCCACGGAACCcttccgcctcgcccgctcggcgacgcgacACACTTGCCACCTCCGAGGTCATCAAGCCAGTGAACCAGCCATGCCCGTCCGCCTCGTTACCTTATGCCTCCCCCGAGCTCCTGAACGCTCCCCCATCTCGGCCTGCGCTGAGCCAGGACATCTGGGCTCTCGGTATCATCCTGCACGCCCTGCTTACTGGGCGCCTGCCGTTCAACGACTCGTTCGACCCCCGACTCCAGATGAAGATCCTCCGCGGCAACTGGGAGGACCCCTATGTCAGCCACGAATGGCTGGAGGTCCTACACGGCACGCTCACACGCGACCCCACGCGACGGTGGGACATTCGGCGCGTGTGCGAATGTGACGCTGTGACTGGCTGGCGCGAAGTGCGTACGAAGAGtcgctcacgctcgcgtGCACGCATCTCAGACCACGGACGGCGCTCCGTTAGCGACTCGCCGATGCACCCGCACCATGAAggggcgcggcgcgggcgctCTCGTTCTCGCCCCTCGTCTCACATGCGACACGAGAGCCACGAAGACCGCGGCCAGTTCCTACACACGCAGGACGGCCAtcgctcgcgctcgcagAGCGGCCCGAGAAAACCTGGGACGCCCTCGCGCCCGGGCAGCATGCGCATGGCGCATCccgaggcgctggcggccgaACTGGACGGCATGATGATCACCAGGGGCCGCAGTGCCCAGCGCGAGCACAGAACGCCCGGGTCGTCAGCCGGGTCGGGCGAGCGTGCGGCTGGCACAGCGAGccgctcgcccagctcgcgccCCGCCCGTCCACTCAGTGGCGCAGAGCAGCGGCGCGGACGTTCgatcgcgcgcgaggtggCTGTGCCCGGCACGGCCGGTTGGTGGGAGGCACAGGCCGCACACGCGCGGTACGAGGGGACACCTCCCGGCTCGGGCATCCCTTCGGGCGTGCACAGTGGTGCTCACACGCCACCGCGGGATGCTTCGAGCCGGCCACCGACACTCGGGTTCGAGCTGGATGTGGTGGATGAGAATGCGCCGGCTCGAGGGCGTGCCGGGGCCGGTGGTCGGGGGCCTTCGAGGAGCAaaagtcgaggtcggcccGACCGAATCTAG